CTCCATTGCTAATTTACACTCCAAAATGTCTCCAAACGGCCaatccttcctcctcgaccccGAGAAACGCACAGGCCCAACCCGGTTCTCCCACGCCCGCGTCGTGCAGCCCTCCACGCACCACACAGTCTACGTCTCCGGAATCGCCGCAGTCAGCCCTGATGGAACCTACGAGGGGGTGACTGAAAACACCGACGGCACATTCACAATCGACGTGCGGCAGCAGACAGCTGCTATTCTGCGCAGAATCGACAGCATCATCCAGGGTGCGTCCGAGGGGAAGGCGAATCTGTACAACATCGTCGACACGACCGTCTACATCTTGGATATGAAGACACAGTATGCGGGCATGAATGAGGAGTGGAATAAGGTCTGGTCGGACCGGGCGAGTGCGCCTAGTCGCGCGACGATTGGGGTCAGAGAACTGCCTGATCCGCGCTTTGCGGTGGAAATCAAGGCGACGGCGGTTTATGAGAGTTAGGGCTGGATGAGTCGGTCTCTCCGATATAAATACTTCAAGCTTGAATACAACTAAATCCAGCAATGAACTATTTTTATGTTATTCTCACTATGCCTCACGATCCCACTGGCATTCAATACTACAAACTCTACGACTTCACCTTCCACAATGGCGACACTCTCCCCCTCCGCCTGGCGTATCGCGAGTTCAACGTAGATAGCAAGAAAACAGCACTCATCCCAACCTGCTTCCGCGGGCGCATCAACACTACACTGAACTTCGTCACTGGCGCACTCTGTGACTACCGAGTCATCGTGGTAGCCCTCCTCGGCAACGGCGAGTCGTCGAGTCCTTCAAACACGCCCGATTTCCCCTCGACCATCGACTACCAGGACTGCGTCCGGGCCCAATACAAACTTGTCACCGAGCATCTAGGTATCTCAGCGCTGGATGTTGTGGTTGGATTCTCCATGAGCGGGCAGTGTACATATCATTGGGCAGCCATGTACCCGGAGATGGTTCGAAACGCTGTGGTTATATGTTCGTCTGCGAGAACCAGTCTACACAACTATCAGTTTCTGGAGGGCCCAAAGGCTGCTCTTGTTCATTCCGTTGATTACAACAGTTCTTCTGTTCAAAACGCACAGCCCATTCGCGGTCTCCATGCGTTCGGAAGAGCGTATTCCGCGTGGTTGACCAGCGCCGAATGGTTCGAGAGGCGGCTTTTCGAGAAACAGGGATTCAACTCGCTGGCAGAATGGTCTGAAGCTGTAGGCGGGAAGAATTACGAGGACTGGCATCCTGGAGATctgttggcgatgttgggGATGTGGCAGCGGTCGGACATTAGCAAGGGGAGAGCTCTTGAAAGTGCACTGCGCGGGCTGAAAGCAAATATTCTGCTTATGCCTTGTCGTACGGATCAGTATTTCAAGTGGGAGGCAAGTCAGAAGGAGGTTGAATTTCTGCAGCATGGGGAACTGGCAGTGATTCCTTCGGTCTGGGGTCATATTGCCGGAGGGGGGAGTAATGACGAAGATAATGAGTGGATGGACAGGCAGATCAGGCAGTTTCTTAAATAAACTTGTTAAAGACATGCTATACAAGGCTGTCCATAGTACTCAATGACTAACTCAAGTATGCCTGCCCTGATAGATGACAGTATCAGCACGTCGGACTGTCCGACACTCAGCCTCGATAGCAAAGTCACTGAGGGGTCTGTCGGACATCACCAACTGCGTATCCATCGTGGTATATAATCTCATCACTTGCAGGACTCGTCTCAACCGCAGGATCCAACAGCAAGATCAACATGATCAAGACGAACCTGAACCTGGACGACCATTTGGCTCTCTGGGGCGTAGTCCCCAGAAGCTACTTTCTAGGGCTTATTCCCCTGTTTCTCTACCTCATCTACAAGGTAAGCCTCACTCACGTCGTCTT
Above is a window of Aspergillus puulaauensis MK2 DNA, chromosome 2, nearly complete sequence DNA encoding:
- a CDS encoding uncharacterized protein (COG:E;~EggNog:ENOG410PHYU;~InterPro:IPR000073,IPR029058;~PFAM:PF12697), producing MPHDPTGIQYYKLYDFTFHNGDTLPLRLAYREFNVDSKKTALIPTCFRGRINTTLNFVTGALCDYRVIVVALLGNGESSSPSNTPDFPSTIDYQDCVRAQYKLVTEHLGISALDVVVGFSMSGQCTYHWAAMYPEMVRNAVVICSSARTSLHNYQFLEGPKAALVHSVDYNSSSVQNAQPIRGLHAFGRAYSAWLTSAEWFERRLFEKQGFNSLAEWSEAVGGKNYEDWHPGDLLAMLGMWQRSDISKGRALESALRGLKANILLMPCRTDQYFKWEASQKEVEFLQHGELAVIPSVWGHIAGGGSNDEDNEWMDRQIRQFLK
- a CDS encoding RidA family protein (COG:S;~EggNog:ENOG410PXG9;~InterPro:IPR006175,IPR019897,IPR035959;~PFAM:PF01042), whose protein sequence is MSPNGQSFLLDPEKRTGPTRFSHARVVQPSTHHTVYVSGIAAVSPDGTYEGVTENTDGTFTIDVRQQTAAILRRIDSIIQGASEGKANLYNIVDTTVYILDMKTQYAGMNEEWNKVWSDRASAPSRATIGVRELPDPRFAVEIKATAVYES